From a single Microbacterium murale genomic region:
- a CDS encoding YciI family protein, with amino-acid sequence MQYLVSVIDDKSNSGSTDRRPAISVFNERLIAEGYWVFAGGLADTTAATVIDNRGENPMISDGPFLESKEYLAGVWVWEAPDLDVALALAAEASKVCDRKIEVRPFT; translated from the coding sequence ATGCAATACCTCGTTTCCGTGATCGATGACAAGAGCAATTCCGGCAGCACGGACAGACGGCCTGCGATCAGCGTCTTCAACGAACGACTGATCGCCGAGGGTTACTGGGTCTTCGCTGGAGGACTTGCGGACACAACGGCGGCCACTGTCATCGACAACCGGGGTGAGAACCCGATGATCAGCGACGGGCCGTTCCTGGAGTCGAAGGAGTATCTCGCCGGAGTCTGGGTGTGGGAGGCGCCTGATCTGGATGTCGCTCTCGCCCTCGCCGCCGAAGCCTCGAAGGTCTGCGACCGCAAGATCGAGGTGCGACCGTTTACGTGA
- a CDS encoding RNA polymerase sigma factor, giving the protein MSDVNGAIVQAHRDEWTRMVASLTRRFGNLDLAEEAAAEAFAAAVARWPADGVPPNPGAWLTTTANRKAIDWIRRENKRDDRHQEAQMMYDSAPHESIGVIEDDELRLIFVCCHPALAMEARVALTLRMIGGLTMPEIARAFLVPESTMGQRITRAKAKIKAARIPYRVPSAADLPRRVGGVLAVLFLIFNEGYLATGPDTGPVRADLTAEAIRLTRLVRALLPEDGEVAGLLALMLLTEARRTARISVDGELVPLDQQDRGAWDAGLIAEGHRLIRERLAAAAAGVAPGRYQILAAISAVHTSAGDIRDTDWSQVLALYDQLADIDPSPIISLNRTIAVAEIEGPEVALATVDRLEPGLNGYHAFHATRADLLRRLGRSHDAVAAYDRAIELAGNTAETANLTRRRDQLQ; this is encoded by the coding sequence GTGAGCGACGTCAACGGCGCAATCGTCCAGGCGCACCGTGACGAATGGACCCGAATGGTCGCCAGCCTGACCAGACGCTTCGGCAATCTCGACCTCGCAGAGGAGGCTGCGGCCGAGGCGTTCGCAGCTGCGGTCGCGCGGTGGCCGGCTGACGGCGTGCCACCCAATCCTGGCGCCTGGCTCACCACCACCGCCAACCGGAAGGCCATCGACTGGATCCGGCGCGAGAACAAGCGCGACGACAGGCACCAGGAGGCTCAGATGATGTATGACAGCGCTCCACACGAGTCGATCGGTGTCATCGAAGACGACGAGCTCCGGTTGATCTTCGTCTGCTGTCATCCGGCGTTGGCGATGGAGGCCCGGGTGGCGCTGACACTGCGAATGATCGGCGGCCTGACCATGCCGGAGATCGCCCGCGCCTTCCTTGTCCCCGAGAGCACCATGGGGCAGCGGATCACCCGGGCGAAAGCCAAGATCAAGGCGGCTCGCATCCCCTATCGGGTGCCGTCTGCCGCGGATCTCCCGCGCCGCGTCGGTGGTGTCCTCGCCGTGCTATTCCTGATCTTCAACGAGGGCTACCTGGCGACCGGCCCCGACACCGGGCCGGTGCGCGCCGACCTGACGGCCGAGGCGATCCGGCTCACTCGCCTGGTCCGTGCCCTCCTGCCGGAGGATGGTGAGGTCGCAGGGTTACTGGCTTTGATGCTCCTCACTGAAGCGCGCCGCACCGCCAGGATCTCGGTAGACGGCGAACTGGTTCCCCTCGACCAGCAGGACCGCGGGGCCTGGGACGCAGGGCTGATCGCCGAGGGGCATCGGCTGATACGCGAGCGACTGGCCGCTGCGGCTGCCGGGGTGGCACCGGGTCGCTACCAGATCCTCGCAGCGATCAGCGCCGTGCACACCTCCGCCGGCGACATCCGCGACACCGACTGGTCACAGGTTCTCGCTCTCTACGACCAGCTCGCCGACATCGACCCGTCACCGATCATCAGCCTCAACAGGACTATCGCGGTGGCTGAGATCGAGGGGCCGGAAGTGGCACTTGCGACCGTCGACCGGCTCGAACCGGGATTGAACGGCTATCACGCATTCCACGCGACCCGCGCCGACCTTCTGCGCAGGCTGGGTCGCAGCCACGATGCCGTCGCCGCGTATGACAGAGCCATCGAACTGGCGGGCAACACCGCAGAGACCGCCAACCTCACACGCCGCCGCGACCAGCTGCAGTAG
- a CDS encoding dihydrofolate reductase family protein, with protein MKLKTITQLTLDGVTQGNGGSTEEDRTGGFERGGWARGAGDDTTRDHIAATFERADAFLFGRRTYDILFEFWGAMEDLKRHPIGVALNSKPKYVASRTLTGPEWENTRVLGDDLFAAVTELKASGDGELQVHGSSRLVQWLLDKDLVDEMELIVIPVVLGQGARLFADSGRDIAMNLVDSRSDSKGVMIQTYRPAGRPDYASF; from the coding sequence ATGAAGCTCAAGACGATCACGCAGCTCACTCTCGACGGAGTGACCCAGGGGAATGGTGGCTCGACGGAGGAGGACCGCACGGGCGGATTCGAACGAGGCGGATGGGCGAGGGGAGCGGGCGATGACACGACCCGCGATCACATCGCTGCGACGTTCGAACGCGCCGACGCGTTTCTTTTCGGTCGCCGAACATACGACATCCTTTTTGAATTCTGGGGCGCGATGGAGGACCTGAAACGGCACCCGATCGGCGTAGCGCTGAATTCGAAGCCGAAGTACGTGGCATCCAGAACGCTGACCGGACCGGAATGGGAGAACACGCGGGTCCTTGGTGACGACCTCTTCGCCGCCGTCACGGAACTGAAGGCCAGCGGGGACGGCGAGTTGCAGGTACACGGGAGCAGTCGCCTCGTTCAGTGGCTGCTAGATAAGGACCTCGTCGACGAGATGGAACTCATCGTCATCCCCGTGGTCCTCGGGCAGGGGGCCCGGCTTTTCGCAGACTCGGGTCGAGATATTGCGATGAACCTGGTCGACTCGCGTTCCGACTCGAAGGGAGTGATGATTCAGACCTATCGGCCCGCCGGCCGCCCTGACTACGCATCATTCTGA
- a CDS encoding HNH endonuclease signature motif containing protein, with the protein MNISTMASTALNALLEDVVTTLSSVDQTINQLMATKSALLATASRIADDEPFDSVDSREMSQRAIATEIGAALRLSDRTIESHMGTAARLAERFPSTAASFGAGRISQAHVRVIMDAGEQIEDAESRARYEAIVVARAEAESPNRLRPFAAQTAERFRERSFTERHREAREKRSVSLREREDGMAGLLVFGPSVLVHAERDRLSQMAFAVKADNAKAAKQAPDAAADDFADERTMNQLRFDLLADLVLTGVPTGHETEDGLLGEIRAHVDITVPALTLTDPDEIASPAHLEGVGPVDPATARILTGNAPGFDRVFTHPASGMVLGVDRYRPSAEMRRYLRARDRRCRFPGCRLLARMCDDDHTIDHALGGATTLANLADFCRRHHVTKHQTPWKVRQLGGGLLEWTSPTGRNYVDRPPGVATYVTFEDVVERMPSEAPF; encoded by the coding sequence ATGAACATTTCGACGATGGCTTCAACGGCGCTGAATGCGCTGCTGGAAGACGTCGTCACGACGCTTTCGTCGGTGGACCAGACGATCAACCAGCTGATGGCGACGAAGTCGGCGCTGCTGGCGACCGCTTCGCGCATCGCAGATGATGAGCCGTTCGATTCGGTCGACTCGCGTGAGATGTCGCAGCGGGCGATCGCGACCGAGATCGGCGCCGCACTGCGGCTGAGCGATCGCACGATCGAGTCCCACATGGGCACGGCTGCCCGACTCGCCGAGCGCTTCCCCTCGACGGCCGCGTCGTTCGGCGCCGGCCGTATCTCTCAGGCGCATGTGCGGGTCATCATGGATGCCGGTGAGCAGATCGAGGATGCTGAGAGCAGAGCCCGTTATGAAGCGATCGTGGTCGCACGGGCCGAGGCCGAATCCCCGAATCGTCTGCGCCCTTTCGCGGCGCAGACGGCAGAGCGCTTTCGGGAACGCTCCTTCACCGAGCGGCACCGAGAGGCGCGCGAGAAGCGCTCAGTCTCGCTGCGGGAACGTGAAGACGGCATGGCGGGGCTGCTGGTGTTCGGGCCGAGCGTGCTCGTTCACGCTGAGCGCGACAGGCTCTCGCAGATGGCATTCGCAGTGAAAGCCGACAATGCGAAGGCAGCGAAGCAGGCTCCGGATGCCGCGGCGGATGACTTCGCCGACGAGCGGACGATGAATCAACTGCGGTTCGACCTGCTCGCCGATCTCGTGCTGACCGGAGTCCCCACTGGTCATGAGACTGAAGACGGGCTGCTGGGCGAGATCCGCGCGCATGTCGACATCACGGTCCCTGCGTTGACTCTGACTGATCCCGATGAGATCGCATCTCCCGCGCATCTGGAGGGCGTCGGGCCCGTCGATCCCGCGACGGCCCGGATTCTGACCGGCAACGCACCCGGATTCGACCGGGTCTTCACTCACCCGGCATCAGGAATGGTGCTGGGAGTGGACAGATATCGTCCGTCGGCCGAGATGCGGCGGTATCTGCGGGCCAGAGACCGCCGCTGCAGGTTTCCAGGGTGCAGGCTCCTCGCGAGAATGTGCGACGACGACCACACGATCGATCATGCACTCGGCGGCGCGACCACTCTCGCCAATCTGGCGGACTTCTGCCGTCGACATCATGTGACCAAGCACCAGACGCCATGGAAGGTGCGACAACTCGGCGGTGGCCTGCTGGAATGGACCAGCCCCACCGGCAGGAACTACGTCGATCGCCCTCCGGGCGTCGCCACCTATGTCACCTTCGAAGACGTCGTCGAACGGATGCCGTCCGAGGCTCCGTTCTGA
- a CDS encoding PA2928 family protein — MKITTSGSGASPSSGYILNGSSVSFGSEPERPRPDRRSVKKDRRIFALIFLAPFVIGAVILFVGLFGSPSVRDIEVSATSAIVSMGAEEVAVVTYSDNSRPGLFESALQMRIAAIRMNDGEQLWDRKLNDDLIGDAVVLAGDAQWVYVGTDHGLVILDAASGEVHAEGTGIDGLGQDVVLAASAYGYDPDANTVMVLSSTGDILQIPVGQTRATPADNALASVWQGVLSASPWVDDSHLTETVGVAAEQDGTVYSIVSVAESVQRDALEVTRPEETSRRLAEFVDATILPVSGAAPRLGALLDTGKFFDEEQFFEEESIPEPAGIGYGFLLVQHRESINAERVLLSVVDAATGEIMASSEMQDDAVRALTGAEGGTAVISSAPEAWSANQLLILGADGTLTVVPIGALPWWLTLLD; from the coding sequence ATGAAGATCACGACGAGCGGGAGCGGTGCCTCCCCTTCATCCGGGTACATCCTCAACGGGTCGAGCGTGTCGTTCGGCTCCGAGCCGGAGCGACCGCGGCCGGATCGCCGGTCTGTGAAGAAGGATCGCCGGATCTTCGCACTGATCTTCCTCGCCCCGTTCGTCATCGGAGCGGTGATTCTGTTCGTCGGCCTCTTCGGGTCCCCATCCGTGCGGGACATCGAGGTCTCTGCGACCTCGGCGATCGTTTCCATGGGCGCCGAGGAGGTCGCTGTCGTCACCTACAGCGACAACTCCCGTCCAGGACTCTTCGAATCGGCGTTGCAGATGCGGATCGCCGCAATCCGGATGAACGACGGGGAACAGCTGTGGGACAGAAAGCTCAATGATGATCTCATCGGCGACGCGGTCGTGCTCGCCGGAGACGCCCAGTGGGTGTACGTCGGCACGGATCATGGGCTGGTGATCCTCGACGCAGCGTCTGGCGAGGTGCACGCGGAGGGGACCGGTATCGACGGTCTCGGGCAGGATGTGGTGCTCGCGGCGAGCGCCTACGGGTATGACCCCGACGCGAACACCGTGATGGTGCTGAGCAGCACCGGCGACATCCTGCAGATTCCCGTCGGTCAGACCCGAGCGACGCCTGCAGACAACGCTCTCGCGTCGGTATGGCAGGGCGTATTGAGCGCGTCCCCCTGGGTCGACGACAGCCACCTCACCGAGACGGTCGGCGTCGCGGCAGAACAGGACGGAACGGTCTACTCGATCGTCTCCGTGGCCGAGTCCGTGCAGCGCGACGCCCTGGAGGTCACTCGTCCGGAAGAAACCTCGCGACGGTTGGCGGAGTTCGTGGATGCCACCATCCTCCCCGTGAGCGGCGCAGCGCCGAGACTCGGCGCACTTCTCGACACCGGGAAGTTCTTCGATGAGGAGCAGTTCTTCGAAGAGGAGAGCATCCCGGAACCTGCCGGCATCGGGTACGGGTTCCTGCTCGTGCAGCACCGGGAATCGATCAACGCCGAGCGGGTGCTGCTGAGTGTGGTGGATGCCGCGACCGGCGAGATCATGGCGTCGAGTGAGATGCAGGACGACGCGGTGCGCGCTCTCACCGGCGCCGAGGGCGGGACGGCTGTCATCTCCTCCGCCCCTGAGGCCTGGTCCGCGAACCAGCTCCTCATCCTCGGCGCCGACGGCACGCTCACTGTTGTGCCGATCGGTGCGCTTCCCTGGTGGTTGACGCTCCTCGACTAG
- a CDS encoding nucleotidyltransferase domain-containing protein produces MGDEDAEFERLYGAWKPRIPADAEHLFRGYPGTWWIAGGWALEAFTGVQRHHEDIDPAVLREELPVLRRHLAARLDAWAAFSGALLPLKPDDRPDALADDILPDGCGQLWTRPGAAHPWEYDILLSPGTPDEWVYKRDATVRMPMADALWECDGIRYLQPEIQLLYKAKGQRLKDDADFAATLPFLDAARRAWLRDALTRTLPGHEWLADLTR; encoded by the coding sequence ATGGGCGATGAGGATGCCGAGTTCGAGAGACTCTACGGGGCGTGGAAGCCCCGCATCCCAGCCGATGCGGAGCATCTGTTCCGCGGCTATCCGGGCACGTGGTGGATCGCCGGCGGCTGGGCGCTGGAGGCTTTCACCGGAGTGCAGCGGCACCACGAAGACATCGACCCGGCCGTGCTCCGCGAAGAGCTTCCGGTGTTGCGTCGCCACCTCGCGGCGCGCCTCGATGCGTGGGCGGCATTCTCCGGAGCACTTCTTCCCCTGAAGCCGGATGACCGCCCCGATGCCCTGGCCGACGACATCCTGCCGGACGGATGCGGGCAGCTCTGGACACGCCCCGGAGCCGCGCACCCCTGGGAGTACGACATCCTGCTGAGCCCGGGAACACCCGATGAATGGGTGTACAAGCGCGACGCGACGGTGCGGATGCCGATGGCCGATGCGCTCTGGGAGTGTGACGGCATCAGGTATCTGCAACCCGAGATCCAACTGCTGTACAAGGCGAAAGGGCAACGGCTCAAGGACGACGCCGACTTCGCCGCGACGCTGCCGTTCCTCGACGCCGCGCGACGGGCATGGCTGCGCGATGCGCTCACACGGACGCTTCCCGGTCACGAGTGGCTCGCCGATCTGACGCGTTGA
- a CDS encoding CHAT domain-containing protein, whose product MARKVQIDGSAVLIDLPDDVQPVARLRYVDGEDLFVNWIWDHQLDSPRMTAIERHLVAPALEELSRALPTPLPGETGEQALKRALTGGVMLDLAREQRLAELLTSALIPGWLGAELNALEIAGRRPHLRIQLSPSTAQLPWELMSTSEGERGIDMVDASVLLPASLRNDPARVVSPWNPTAPVATVLDPAVPGFAAASELGSVLGAVGEDSRLAGMVRELGDRVRPAVSTPVDVFRRRDIGRRELAAAVEDAGRLLYLGHVTSSTHALDARMHLSDRADAPGLTAPIGPHRPYSAADIALGAPGLEPLRAPNRVALIACDSGSDMRFAEPTGLVAAFTSRGAEYVTATRWTLPTEAGLRRFAPALGDRAEGMLAETIIAVNAAHETPDPVAAMGRWQREKRRLWTRTGDPRHSPIIWGTLATAWAPAPVSF is encoded by the coding sequence ATGGCCAGGAAGGTGCAGATCGACGGCTCCGCGGTGCTCATCGATCTGCCCGACGACGTGCAGCCGGTCGCTCGACTGCGGTACGTCGACGGTGAGGATCTGTTCGTCAACTGGATCTGGGATCACCAGCTCGACTCCCCACGGATGACGGCGATCGAACGGCACCTGGTCGCTCCGGCGCTCGAGGAGCTGTCACGAGCGTTGCCGACGCCGTTGCCAGGGGAGACCGGGGAGCAGGCGCTGAAGCGGGCGCTGACGGGTGGGGTCATGCTCGATCTTGCCCGCGAGCAGCGCCTGGCCGAGCTGCTCACCTCGGCGCTGATCCCCGGGTGGCTCGGGGCCGAGCTGAACGCCCTCGAGATCGCGGGAAGGCGCCCGCACCTCCGTATTCAGCTGTCGCCGTCGACGGCCCAGCTTCCATGGGAGCTGATGAGCACGTCGGAGGGCGAACGCGGCATCGACATGGTCGACGCTTCGGTGCTGCTGCCGGCTTCGCTGCGAAATGATCCGGCGCGGGTCGTCTCGCCGTGGAACCCCACCGCGCCCGTCGCCACCGTGCTGGACCCCGCTGTCCCCGGTTTCGCCGCGGCGAGCGAGCTGGGCAGCGTTCTCGGCGCTGTCGGTGAGGATTCGCGCCTGGCAGGGATGGTGCGCGAGCTCGGCGACCGCGTGCGACCTGCCGTGAGCACGCCTGTGGACGTGTTCCGGCGGCGTGACATCGGGCGCCGTGAGTTGGCTGCGGCGGTCGAGGATGCGGGGCGGCTCCTGTACCTCGGTCATGTCACCTCGTCGACGCACGCTCTGGATGCCAGAATGCATCTCTCAGATCGGGCGGATGCACCGGGTCTGACTGCTCCGATCGGTCCGCACCGGCCGTACTCGGCAGCGGACATCGCGCTGGGTGCACCGGGGCTCGAACCGCTGCGAGCCCCGAACCGGGTCGCGCTGATCGCGTGCGACTCCGGCAGTGACATGCGTTTCGCCGAGCCGACCGGGCTGGTCGCGGCTTTCACGTCGCGCGGTGCCGAGTACGTGACGGCGACCCGCTGGACGCTGCCCACCGAGGCGGGGCTGCGCCGTTTCGCTCCCGCGCTCGGTGATCGAGCCGAGGGGATGCTGGCCGAGACGATCATCGCCGTGAACGCCGCGCACGAGACACCCGATCCTGTCGCTGCGATGGGTCGCTGGCAGCGGGAGAAGCGCCGGCTCTGGACGCGGACCGGGGATCCGCGGCACTCCCCGATCATCTGGGGAACACTGGCGACGGCGTGGGCGCCTGCGCCTGTGTCGTTCTGA
- a CDS encoding organic hydroperoxide resistance protein, with amino-acid sequence MSLYTAVATSTGRDGRAFSSDGKLDVDLALQQELGGTGDGTNPEQLFAAGYAACFATSLQLVASQRRIDVSSVSVRAEVSLLPNGGGGFTLEVALRTTLPEGLPSEVGRELIRTTHDVCPYSNATRGNIPVELLIE; translated from the coding sequence ATGAGTCTTTACACCGCTGTTGCCACTTCGACCGGTCGCGACGGCCGCGCCTTCAGCTCTGACGGCAAGTTGGATGTGGACTTGGCGTTGCAGCAGGAGCTGGGTGGTACGGGCGATGGCACCAACCCCGAGCAGCTGTTCGCGGCAGGCTATGCTGCCTGTTTCGCCACCTCGTTGCAGCTGGTGGCGAGCCAGAGGAGAATCGACGTTTCAAGTGTGTCGGTGAGAGCTGAGGTCAGCCTGCTTCCCAATGGCGGAGGCGGCTTCACGCTCGAAGTCGCGTTGCGGACGACGCTGCCGGAGGGCCTACCGTCGGAGGTCGGTCGCGAACTCATCCGGACCACACACGACGTCTGCCCGTACTCGAATGCTACGCGCGGAAATATTCCTGTCGAGCTTCTGATCGAATGA